The following coding sequences lie in one Cannabis sativa cultivar Pink pepper isolate KNU-18-1 chromosome 5, ASM2916894v1, whole genome shotgun sequence genomic window:
- the LOC115717204 gene encoding uncharacterized protein LOC115717204, with protein MSASLATYHGGDGDGRDPPDPSRVLASCESVEPKVRKGRGLASNAKLEQRRRDAGKPLELEVDLETGKVVGTEASAYVRFMGQQVSILCPGHHYNFSDVPQQYKDLVLNRIGYYFNIDGNPHRELLMGTLYTEMAERYSERKTNRHRYFKQHYTKPEDWEKVLQLPPDYLNTESWKPICEMFISKKFLNRSSKNKANRQQMKYPTTQGTRSLASIRHGYGGPPGEHAVDAWKAVHTKQPSGDFVNEVAAKDYEELVKELDRKRLERQSQSDTSSTESHVGYQYDVLGKVLGERSDYQRGVGKRVKGKGKKSFTQSQSTMPPPPATEMFSTMAEIFSTMRDTFGSALTPEQRANLYNPRFENFIQMYSQSQSPGDSSSQSYAAPPQHQQQPPSQQQPQSFPQQQQQSGPQLGN; from the exons ATGTCAGCTAGTCTAGCGACATACCACGGTGGGGATGGTGATGGTAGGGACCCCCCTGATCCTTCTAGGGTACTCGCATCCTGCGAATCAG TTGAACCAAAGGTCAGAAAAGGTCGTGGTCTTGCATCAAATGCTAAACTTGAACAAAGAAGGAGGGACGCTGGTAAGCCATTAGAGCTTGAGGTGGATCTTGAAACTGGCAAAGTAGTTGGGACTGAAGCCAGCGCTTACGTTCGATTTATGGGCCAGCAAGTATCCATTTTGTGTCCAGGTCATCATTATAATTTTTCTGATGTACCCCAACAATATAAAGATCTCGTGCTTAATCGAATAGGG tattattttaatattgacgGGAATCCCCATCGAGAGCTACTTATGGGGACTTTATATACGGAGATGGCGGAGAGGTATAGTGAGCGAAAGACCAACAGACACAGATATTTTAAACAACATTACACTAAACCAGAAGATTGGGAGAAAGTTCTTCAATTGCCCCCTGACTACTTGAATACGGAGAGTTGGAAGCCTATTTGCGAAATGTTCATTAGCAAAAAATTTTTGAACCGCTCAAGTAAAAACAAAGCAAATAGGCAACAGATGAAATATCCAACGACGCAAGGCACAAGATCGTTGGCTTCGATACGACACGGATAT GGGGGTCCTCCCGGAGAGCATGCAGTTGATGCATGGAAGGCAGTTCATACGAAACAGCCGTCTGGCGATTTCGTTAATGAAGTTGCTGCAAAAGATTAT gaGGAACTGGTAAAGGAGCTTGATAGGAAACGACTTGAAAGACAATCCCAGAGCGATACATCTAGTACTGAATCTCATGTTGGTTATCAGTACGACGTTCTAGGAAAAGTTCTTGGCGAAAGATCTGACTATCAAAGAGGCGTGGGTAAAAGGGTCAAAGGCAAAGGAAAGAAGTCATTTACTCAAAGTCAGTCGACGATGCCTCCTCCGCCAGCTACTGAAATGTTTAGCACTATGGCAGAAATATTCTCAACTATGCGTGACACATTTGGGAGTGCTTTGACGCCTGAACAACGTGCTAATTTATATAACCCACGGTTTGAGAACTTTATTCAAATGTATAGTCAATCGCAGTCGCCTGGCGATTCGTCTTCTCAGAGTTATGCCGCTCCTCCacaacatcaacaacaaccTCCTTCGCAGCAGCAACCCCAATCTTTTCCTCAACAGCAACAACAGTCTGGTCCGCAATTAGGAAATTAG